One Clostridium cylindrosporum DSM 605 genomic region harbors:
- a CDS encoding TatD family hydrolase — translation MFIDAHNHLDFYGNNLSYVLDMIRENSIKTLACSMDEASYLFTRELSKENEYIIPCFGIHPWKAYENHKELDRFDEYIRESRVIGEIGLDYYWVLEKERYPYMVKVFKYFLAKAGEYNKLTNIHTKGAEIEILEFLRKYSLRNPIIHWYSGPMDVFRKLLDYGCYFTISVDIESSELTKEIVEALPLDRILTETDGPNALEWVNGKYGYPVEVKNIVKQISLIKGIHYDEVKDEILNNFNIIMDDY, via the coding sequence ATGTTTATTGATGCACATAATCATTTAGACTTTTATGGTAATAACCTAAGCTATGTCCTAGATATGATAAGGGAAAATTCAATTAAAACCCTTGCCTGTTCTATGGATGAAGCAAGCTATTTATTTACAAGAGAGTTAAGCAAGGAAAATGAATATATAATCCCATGCTTTGGCATACATCCTTGGAAAGCATATGAAAACCATAAAGAACTAGATAGATTCGATGAATATATAAGAGAGTCAAGGGTAATAGGTGAGATAGGTCTTGATTATTATTGGGTGCTAGAGAAAGAAAGATATCCTTATATGGTTAAGGTATTTAAATATTTTCTAGCAAAAGCTGGAGAATATAATAAGCTCACTAATATACATACTAAAGGTGCAGAGATAGAAATACTTGAATTTTTAAGAAAGTATAGCTTAAGAAATCCTATAATTCATTGGTATAGTGGTCCTATGGATGTATTTAGAAAGCTTCTAGATTATGGATGTTATTTCACAATAAGTGTTGATATTGAAAGTTCAGAGTTAACTAAGGAGATAGTTGAAGCTCTTCCACTAGATAGAATTCTTACAGAAACAGATGGACCAAACGCCTTAGAGTGGGTAAATGGCAAGTATGGATATCCAGTGGAAGTTAAAAATATAGTAAAGCAAATTTCATTAATAAAGGGAATTCATTATGATGAGGTTAAAGATGAAATTTTAAATAATTTTAATATAATAATGGATGATTATTAA
- a CDS encoding thiamine-binding protein, whose translation MSKINVSLQVVPAVPEERVYPVVDKVIEYIASTGVKYVVGPMETTMEGDLDTLLEIVKKAQHICVEEGASRVVSVVKIDYKSEGVTIDEKIGKYTK comes from the coding sequence ATGAGTAAAATAAATGTAAGTCTTCAAGTAGTTCCTGCTGTTCCAGAGGAGAGAGTATATCCTGTAGTTGATAAGGTTATTGAATATATTGCATCAACTGGTGTAAAATATGTGGTTGGCCCAATGGAAACAACTATGGAGGGGGACTTAGATACCCTTTTAGAGATCGTGAAAAAGGCTCAACACATATGTGTTGAGGAAGGTGCTTCAAGGGTAGTTTCAGTTGTAAAGATAGATTACAAAAGTGAAGGCGTGACTATTGATGAAAAGATTGGAAAGTATACAAAATAG
- a CDS encoding ABC transporter ATP-binding protein — protein sequence MNSYQNKDQSFLISLRNINKSFDDKRILKDISINIAKGEFVSILGPSGCGKSTIFNIITGLEKQDSGDLLVSGDIGYMQQKDLLLPWKSIIENVVLPLDIKGKNKKESRQRAKSYMEMMGLEGYGEKYPYQLSGGMKQRASFLRTFLSTDEIMLLDEPFGALDSITKSKMQKWLLEMKNSLNTTILFITHDIEEAIFLSDRIYVMDSRPGIIKEEIYLDFFKEYKEKRLLSKELLNIKEDILRIF from the coding sequence ATGAATTCTTACCAAAATAAAGATCAAAGCTTTTTAATTAGTTTAAGGAATATTAATAAAAGCTTTGATGATAAAAGGATTCTAAAAGATATTTCCATAAATATAGCTAAAGGAGAGTTTGTTTCTATTTTAGGACCAAGTGGCTGTGGTAAAAGTACAATATTTAATATTATAACAGGCCTTGAAAAACAAGATTCAGGTGACCTTTTAGTAAGTGGAGATATTGGCTATATGCAGCAAAAAGACCTACTACTACCCTGGAAAAGTATTATAGAAAATGTTGTATTGCCATTAGATATAAAAGGTAAGAATAAAAAGGAGTCAAGACAGAGAGCCAAAAGTTATATGGAGATGATGGGACTTGAAGGATATGGAGAAAAGTATCCATATCAGCTTTCAGGAGGAATGAAACAAAGAGCAAGTTTTCTTAGAACATTTCTATCAACAGATGAGATAATGCTTTTAGATGAGCCCTTTGGTGCCCTTGATTCAATCACAAAGAGCAAAATGCAAAAATGGCTTTTAGAAATGAAGAATTCCTTAAACACTACAATACTTTTTATAACACATGATATTGAAGAAGCTATATTCTTATCAGATAGAATATACGTAATGGACTCAAGGCCTGGAATAATTAAAGAAGAGATATACTTAGATTTCTTTAAGGAATATAAGGAAAAAAGACTTCTTTCCAAGGAACTTTTAAATATAAAAGAAGATATTTTACGCATTTTTTAA
- a CDS encoding ABC transporter substrate-binding protein — MKKNRFLSLVVALTISALVMSGCSVDKKDENKESKQLEKTTVVLDWTPNTNHTGLYVALEKGYYKAEGLDVQIVQPSEGGTGTLIATGKGDFGVSYQEDVTYALTGDQPLPIKAIATVIQHNTSGFASLKSKNIKNVKDFEGKTYGGWGSPSEEAVLKAVMEKSGADYKKLKNISIGNDDFFAATKKNIDIAWIFEGWTGIEAKIKDIDLNYIAVKDLDPALDYYTPILITNNKVIKENPEKVRKFLKATQEGYEYAIKNPEESAKILLKYAPEINEKLAVDSQKYLANQYIADAPKWGAMKAEVWSNYAKFLKDKGIIKKDLKAEDAFTNEFLPK; from the coding sequence ATGAAAAAAAATAGGTTTTTATCTTTAGTAGTTGCACTAACAATATCTGCTCTTGTAATGAGTGGATGTTCAGTAGATAAGAAAGATGAGAATAAGGAATCAAAACAATTAGAAAAGACAACTGTTGTACTTGACTGGACACCAAATACGAATCATACAGGTCTATATGTAGCCTTAGAAAAGGGATACTATAAAGCTGAGGGATTAGATGTTCAAATAGTTCAGCCATCAGAAGGTGGAACAGGAACTCTTATAGCTACAGGTAAAGGTGACTTTGGAGTAAGTTACCAAGAAGATGTAACATATGCATTAACAGGGGATCAGCCCCTTCCAATAAAGGCAATTGCTACAGTTATTCAGCATAATACTTCTGGATTTGCGTCTCTTAAGAGTAAAAACATTAAAAATGTTAAGGATTTTGAAGGCAAAACCTACGGAGGATGGGGGTCACCATCTGAGGAAGCAGTTTTAAAGGCTGTTATGGAGAAAAGTGGAGCAGATTATAAAAAGCTTAAGAACATTAGTATAGGAAACGATGATTTCTTCGCTGCTACGAAAAAGAATATAGATATTGCATGGATTTTTGAAGGTTGGACAGGAATTGAGGCAAAGATAAAAGATATTGATTTAAACTATATAGCGGTTAAGGATTTAGACCCAGCACTTGATTATTACACACCAATATTAATTACAAATAATAAGGTTATAAAGGAAAATCCAGAAAAGGTTAGAAAGTTCCTAAAGGCAACACAAGAGGGATATGAATATGCTATAAAGAATCCAGAGGAAAGTGCAAAGATTCTTCTAAAATATGCTCCAGAAATTAATGAAAAACTAGCTGTTGATAGTCAAAAGTATTTAGCAAATCAATATATAGCAGATGCACCTAAATGGGGAGCTATGAAAGCAGAAGTATGGAGTAATTATGCTAAGTTTCTAAAGGACAAGGGAATAATTAAGAAGGATCTAAAGGCTGAAGATGCATTTACAAATGAATTCTTACCAAAATAA
- a CDS encoding ABC transporter permease has product MKRLESIQNRLYPIATVITIILLWQGIVVFEHIPQYILPSPVNIVDTLIKDFPIIAGHTKITLYESFIGFVVSILLSFMLAVVMDNFNVVKKSIYPILVISQTIPTIAIAPLFIIWFGFGILPKIIVVIMVCFFPIVISLVDGFEKIDRDYINLFSTIKASRLQAFYHLKLPYAMVNLFSGLKIAATYMIMSAVIGEWLGGDKGIGVYMVRAKSAYALDKVFASILVIVFITILIIYAIDFLGKKLIHWK; this is encoded by the coding sequence ATGAAAAGATTGGAAAGTATACAAAATAGGCTTTATCCTATAGCTACAGTAATTACTATTATTCTGCTCTGGCAGGGTATTGTAGTTTTTGAGCATATACCACAGTACATTCTTCCTTCTCCAGTTAATATAGTTGACACTCTTATTAAGGACTTTCCTATAATAGCAGGTCATACGAAAATAACATTATATGAGTCCTTTATAGGATTTGTAGTATCTATTTTATTGTCCTTTATGTTAGCTGTAGTAATGGATAATTTTAATGTAGTAAAGAAATCAATATACCCAATTTTAGTAATATCCCAGACTATACCTACCATAGCAATTGCTCCCTTGTTTATAATATGGTTTGGGTTTGGAATATTACCTAAGATTATAGTTGTTATAATGGTATGTTTCTTCCCGATAGTTATAAGTTTAGTAGATGGTTTTGAGAAAATTGATAGGGATTACATAAATCTATTTTCAACTATAAAGGCATCAAGGCTACAAGCTTTTTATCATTTAAAGCTTCCATATGCAATGGTGAACCTATTTTCAGGTCTTAAAATTGCTGCGACTTATATGATAATGTCTGCTGTTATAGGGGAATGGCTTGGAGGAGATAAGGGTATAGGTGTTTATATGGTCAGAGCGAAAAGTGCATATGCTTTAGATAAGGTATTTGCATCAATATTGGTAATAGTATTTATTACTATTTTGATAATCTATGCTATAGATTTCCTAGGAAAAAAACTAATTCATTGGAAGTAA
- a CDS encoding YkvA family protein, with amino-acid sequence MVDNQYNKDYSEDSLFKKIKSVLSKAKVSVVYGALLLFYSLKDPDVPKKAKTTIIGALGYFIVPTDLMADIVPVVGFGDDLTAIISALSIIAIYISPETKNRAKEKTKELFNNALEDDFKEIDDKI; translated from the coding sequence ATGGTAGATAACCAGTATAATAAAGATTACTCAGAGGATTCATTATTTAAAAAGATAAAATCAGTATTATCAAAGGCTAAAGTCTCAGTGGTTTATGGAGCTTTATTATTGTTTTACTCACTGAAGGACCCTGATGTACCTAAGAAAGCTAAGACAACAATTATAGGTGCTTTGGGATACTTTATAGTACCCACTGATTTAATGGCGGATATAGTACCAGTTGTAGGATTTGGAGATGATTTAACTGCGATAATTTCAGCACTAAGTATAATAGCTATCTATATATCTCCAGAAACTAAAAATAGAGCTAAGGAGAAAACTAAAGAGTTATTTAATAATGCTTTAGAGGATGATTTTAAAGAAATTGATGACAAAATATAG